A part of Melittangium boletus DSM 14713 genomic DNA contains:
- a CDS encoding methyl-accepting chemotaxis protein — translation MSFKRKVFLLPTVATAFLLALLALSTWAGHDAAQLGGRIIRGYSPALASLRHLDALGSLLRWNLGTTAPTRDDVRSHTLRQLAEDFEHELVRVQANPVMESSRRKRLGEAFLSFWVQTQRALTLAEARDAGAAAAHAQALEQHAILQQTLRGSSEWAQAGLDRSSEEIVLLQQWRQRWVLSLGGLCILVLGGLSVWLARGVLRPLTRLTEVTTRIATEGDLTQHIGVDSKDEVGQLARGIEALVTRLRTVPVALQGTVDELERAAGQLSEATQRQLAWLGQQSRGLTEASETMEEIAQTSRLAASRAERVLTVAGQADQFSAAGRTSVESSARGLRQLRSRVEAMMANVAHLSEQAVRAGEIIGSVRDLADQSNVLALNASIEAARAGEEGRGFAVVAREMRALSGQSVQSTQRIGMILREINQAIRDTVSNAEQDSEQVEEGISQVLTSGDRLTEITTVVHESSQAARQIVASVTQQNAGITQMTQVIASLSQRMNDVVASTHDAEAAVGRLNTSLERLKRIAISFRV, via the coding sequence ATGTCGTTCAAGCGCAAGGTCTTCCTGCTGCCGACCGTGGCCACGGCGTTCCTCCTGGCCCTCCTGGCGTTGTCGACGTGGGCGGGTCACGACGCCGCGCAACTGGGCGGGCGGATCATCCGGGGTTATTCGCCCGCGCTCGCCTCCCTTCGGCACCTGGACGCGCTGGGGTCGCTGCTGCGCTGGAACCTGGGCACGACCGCTCCCACGCGGGACGATGTCCGGAGCCACACCTTGAGGCAGCTCGCGGAGGACTTCGAGCATGAGCTGGTGCGCGTCCAGGCCAACCCGGTGATGGAGTCCTCCCGGCGCAAGCGGCTGGGGGAGGCCTTCCTGTCGTTCTGGGTCCAGACCCAGCGGGCCCTGACGCTGGCGGAGGCGCGTGACGCGGGCGCGGCCGCGGCCCATGCCCAGGCCCTGGAGCAGCACGCCATCCTGCAGCAGACGCTGCGCGGCTCGAGCGAGTGGGCCCAGGCGGGGTTGGATCGCTCCTCCGAGGAGATCGTCCTCTTGCAGCAGTGGCGGCAGCGCTGGGTGTTGTCGCTCGGGGGGCTGTGCATCCTGGTGCTCGGGGGGCTTTCGGTGTGGCTGGCGCGAGGCGTGTTGCGGCCGCTCACCCGGCTCACGGAGGTGACCACGCGCATCGCCACCGAGGGAGACCTCACCCAGCACATCGGTGTGGACTCGAAGGACGAGGTGGGCCAGCTCGCGCGGGGCATCGAGGCGCTGGTGACGCGGCTGCGCACGGTGCCCGTGGCGCTGCAGGGCACGGTGGACGAGCTGGAGCGGGCGGCCGGGCAGCTGTCGGAGGCGACTCAGCGGCAGCTGGCCTGGCTGGGCCAACAGTCGCGAGGCCTCACCGAGGCGAGCGAGACGATGGAGGAGATCGCCCAGACGTCGCGCCTGGCGGCGAGCCGGGCCGAGCGGGTGCTGACGGTGGCGGGGCAGGCGGACCAGTTCAGCGCCGCGGGCCGGACCTCGGTGGAGAGCAGCGCGCGGGGGCTGCGGCAGTTGCGCTCGCGGGTGGAGGCGATGATGGCCAACGTGGCGCACCTGTCCGAGCAGGCGGTGCGCGCGGGGGAAATCATCGGCAGTGTGCGCGACCTGGCGGACCAGTCCAACGTGCTGGCGCTCAACGCCTCCATCGAGGCGGCGCGGGCGGGCGAGGAAGGACGGGGCTTCGCGGTGGTGGCGCGTGAGATGCGGGCGCTCAGTGGCCAGTCGGTGCAGAGCACCCAGCGCATCGGGATGATCCTCCGGGAAATCAACCAGGCCATCCGGGACACGGTGTCCAACGCGGAGCAGGACAGCGAGCAGGTGGAGGAGGGCATCTCCCAGGTGCTGACCTCGGGGGACCGGCTCACGGAAATCACCACGGTGGTGCACGAGAGCAGCCAGGCCGCCCGGCAGATCGTGGCGTCGGTGACCCAGCAGAACGCGGGCATCACGCAGATGACCCAGGTGATTGCCTCGTTGTCCCAGCGGATGAACGACGTGGTGGCCTCCACGCACGACGCGGAGGCGGCGGTGGGCCGGTTGAATACCTCGCTCGAGCGGCTCAAGCGGATCGCGATCAGCTTCCGCGTATGA
- a CDS encoding vWA domain-containing protein, translated as MNRTYLLLAATGLLALGAAVVGLPTPPLPPPPPGPSRPPPAVNTPLVQTQQGALTFEGRLSNAVLPVGPHEAYALLTVRAERPRQERRMPVNLALVIDRSGSMRGQKLSDAKRAARMLVQRLGHEDRLAIVHYGSDVRVLPSAYVIEEARGRMLSFVEAIEDTDATNLSGGLEAGAEALRPFLRDFRANRIILMSDGEPTDGITEEEELGRLARRYQREGMAVSGLGVGEEFNEQLMRGLAEQGGGFYGYIQDSERLADILQREVDQAASTLARGVELRLTLPEGVKDAQALGVPSRVEGGERVIPLYDLAGGQEASVTVRLTLDLGERPEPLPVLHARLHYRDVETERAVEQELHFTARTDRGAATGYDAMDPEVRVAVTRALGAREMQAAAEAMKRGDRTRALGMLDKARTLFGRSAEALSGEMADVDSTQAAYLNAQDETSVKREALKLHNKSLKSFGQSNAY; from the coding sequence ATGAATCGCACCTACCTGCTGCTCGCCGCCACCGGCCTGCTCGCGCTCGGCGCGGCCGTGGTGGGGCTCCCGACGCCCCCGCTCCCCCCGCCTCCGCCAGGGCCCTCGCGGCCGCCCCCCGCGGTGAACACGCCCCTCGTCCAGACCCAGCAAGGCGCGCTGACGTTCGAGGGCAGGTTGTCCAATGCCGTGCTGCCCGTGGGCCCCCACGAGGCCTATGCCCTGCTGACGGTGCGCGCGGAGCGTCCCCGCCAGGAGCGGCGCATGCCGGTGAACCTGGCGCTGGTCATCGACCGCTCCGGCTCCATGCGCGGCCAGAAGCTCTCGGATGCCAAGCGCGCGGCGCGCATGCTCGTGCAGCGCCTGGGGCACGAGGATCGGCTCGCGATCGTGCACTACGGCTCGGACGTGCGCGTCCTCCCCAGCGCGTACGTGATAGAGGAGGCGCGCGGACGGATGCTCTCCTTCGTGGAGGCCATCGAGGACACGGACGCCACGAACCTGAGCGGCGGCCTGGAGGCGGGCGCCGAGGCGCTGCGCCCCTTCCTGAGGGACTTCCGCGCCAACCGCATCATCCTGATGAGCGACGGCGAGCCCACCGATGGAATCACGGAGGAGGAGGAGCTCGGGCGTCTGGCGAGACGCTATCAGCGCGAGGGCATGGCGGTGAGCGGCCTGGGCGTGGGCGAGGAATTCAATGAACAGCTCATGCGGGGCCTGGCCGAGCAGGGCGGCGGCTTCTACGGCTACATCCAGGACTCGGAGCGGCTGGCGGACATCCTCCAGCGCGAGGTGGACCAGGCGGCGAGCACGCTGGCGCGCGGCGTGGAACTGCGGCTCACCCTACCCGAGGGCGTGAAGGACGCCCAGGCGTTGGGAGTCCCGTCGCGAGTCGAGGGCGGCGAGCGGGTGATTCCCCTGTATGACCTCGCGGGCGGCCAGGAGGCGAGTGTCACCGTGAGGCTGACGCTCGACCTGGGGGAGCGCCCGGAGCCCCTGCCGGTCCTCCACGCGCGCCTGCACTACCGCGACGTGGAGACGGAGCGCGCGGTGGAGCAGGAGCTCCACTTCACCGCCCGGACGGACCGGGGCGCGGCGACGGGGTATGACGCGATGGACCCGGAGGTGCGGGTGGCCGTGACGCGGGCGCTCGGGGCCCGGGAGATGCAAGCGGCGGCCGAGGCGATGAAGCGGGGCGATCGCACCCGGGCGCTGGGCATGCTGGACAAGGCGCGCACCCTCTTCGGCAGATCCGCCGAGGCGCTCTCCGGGGAGATGGCGGACGTGGACAGCACCCAGGCCGCCTATCTCAACGCCCAGGATGAAACTTCCGTGAAGCGTGAAGCGTTGAAGCTCCACAACAAGTCGCTCAAGTCCTTCGGACAGAGCAACGCCTACTAG
- a CDS encoding glutathione S-transferase family protein, whose amino-acid sequence MLVNGEWRTDWYAPDEAGRFVRPPTRFRDRVSAQREGRFPLDPCRYHLYVSYACPWASRALLMHALKGLKDVVGVTVVDPRMGPDGWSFEGFPGSDMDRLNGARHLRELYLRADPHYTGRVTVPILWDIRERTIVNNESRELMRMFDTEFDAFALHPVTLWPEGLRERVDGVINALYEPVNNGVYKAGFAKTQEAYEQACRELFAALEGWERVLARQRYVCGDVLTEADLCFYTTLVRFDLIYYAHFKCNLARIQDFPNLWNYLLDLYQTPGFAQTTNLEHIKVHYYWSQDAVNPTRIVPLGPSVDLSVPHDRDRLGPRRLAPSPNIG is encoded by the coding sequence ATGCTGGTGAATGGAGAGTGGCGGACGGACTGGTACGCACCGGACGAGGCCGGGCGTTTCGTGCGCCCGCCCACGCGGTTCCGCGACCGGGTGTCCGCCCAGCGGGAAGGGCGCTTCCCTCTGGATCCGTGCCGCTACCACCTCTATGTCTCCTACGCCTGTCCGTGGGCGTCGCGTGCCCTGCTCATGCATGCGCTCAAGGGTCTCAAGGACGTGGTGGGCGTCACGGTGGTGGACCCCCGCATGGGGCCGGACGGGTGGAGCTTCGAGGGGTTCCCGGGCTCGGACATGGACCGGCTCAACGGGGCGCGCCACCTGCGGGAGCTCTACCTGCGGGCGGATCCTCACTACACGGGGCGGGTGACGGTGCCCATCCTGTGGGACATCCGCGAGCGGACGATCGTCAACAACGAGTCGCGCGAGCTCATGCGGATGTTCGACACGGAGTTCGATGCCTTCGCGCTCCACCCGGTGACGCTGTGGCCCGAGGGGCTGCGCGAGCGGGTGGACGGGGTGATCAACGCGCTCTACGAGCCGGTGAACAACGGCGTGTACAAGGCGGGCTTCGCCAAGACCCAGGAGGCCTACGAGCAGGCGTGCCGCGAGCTGTTCGCCGCGCTGGAGGGCTGGGAGCGGGTGCTGGCCCGGCAGCGCTACGTGTGCGGGGACGTGCTCACCGAGGCGGACCTGTGCTTCTACACGACGCTGGTGCGCTTCGATCTCATCTACTACGCGCACTTCAAGTGCAACCTGGCGCGCATCCAGGACTTCCCCAACCTCTGGAACTACCTGCTCGACCTGTACCAGACGCCCGGCTTCGCGCAGACGACGAACCTGGAGCACATCAAGGTGCACTACTACTGGAGCCAGGACGCGGTGAACCCCACGCGCATCGTTCCGCTGGGGCCCTCGGTGGACCTGAGCGTCCCGCATGATCGGGATCGGCTCGGGCCCCGGCGCCTGGCGCCCTCGCCGAACATCGGCTGA
- a CDS encoding lamin tail domain-containing protein — translation MTPPSSSHPRPFRLTAALTLALVACGAPTQEETGTEVTATQQAELATARVRLMAANISSGNNQSYDPGHGTRIFQGTQPDIVMIQEFNYGSNSAADIRSFVNTAFGSNFYYYRETGAQIPNGVISRYPILESGEWTDTQVSNRDFAWARIDIPGPKDLWVVSVHLLTSGSGVRNTEATNLVNYIKSKVPSGDYLAIGGDFNSDSRSEALFSTFSSVVSTASPYPADKNGNVNTNASRGKPYDHVLVSSNLRAYQTSTVIGSSSFAAGLVVDTRVYSPLSDISPAQSGDSGSTNMQHMAIIKDFLVPSDSVSTGVTVTSPNGGESWTTGSTQAITWTSSGVTNVKLEYTLNGSTWTTLTSSTSASTGRYTWTVPTTATTTARVRVTDASNSATTDTSDAAFTLTTSSGGGTGSAKLVINEVLANEAGSDVNGEFIELVNTGGASADLSGWTLSDASSVRHTFPSGTSLAAGKAIVVFGGASGIGGTPNAVAASTGQLNLSNSGDTVTLKSSAGSTVDTVTYGSSLSGSDGVSFNRSPDLTGTTYVLHTSLASTSSSAGKKANGSAF, via the coding sequence ATGACCCCCCCCTCTTCGAGCCACCCCCGCCCCTTCCGGTTGACCGCCGCGCTCACCCTCGCCCTGGTGGCGTGCGGCGCTCCCACCCAGGAGGAAACGGGGACGGAGGTCACGGCCACCCAGCAGGCCGAGCTGGCCACCGCCCGGGTGCGGCTCATGGCGGCCAACATCTCCAGCGGCAACAACCAGAGCTACGACCCGGGCCACGGCACCCGCATCTTCCAGGGCACCCAGCCGGACATCGTGATGATCCAGGAGTTCAACTACGGCTCCAACTCCGCCGCGGACATCCGCTCCTTCGTCAACACGGCCTTCGGCTCGAACTTCTATTACTACCGCGAGACGGGCGCTCAAATCCCCAACGGCGTCATCAGCCGCTACCCCATCCTCGAGTCGGGTGAGTGGACCGACACGCAGGTGAGCAACCGGGACTTCGCCTGGGCGCGCATCGACATCCCCGGGCCCAAGGACCTCTGGGTGGTGAGCGTGCACCTGCTCACCTCGGGCAGCGGCGTGCGCAACACGGAGGCCACCAACCTCGTCAACTACATCAAGTCCAAGGTGCCCTCGGGGGACTACCTGGCCATCGGCGGCGACTTCAACTCGGACAGCCGCAGCGAGGCCCTGTTCTCCACCTTCTCCTCGGTGGTGTCCACGGCGAGCCCCTACCCGGCGGACAAGAATGGCAACGTCAACACCAACGCGAGCCGCGGCAAGCCGTATGACCACGTGCTGGTGAGCAGCAACCTGCGCGCCTACCAGACGTCGACCGTCATCGGCTCCAGCTCGTTCGCGGCGGGCCTGGTGGTGGACACGCGCGTGTACTCGCCCCTGTCGGACATCTCCCCGGCGCAGAGCGGCGACAGCGGCTCCACCAACATGCAGCACATGGCCATCATCAAGGACTTCCTCGTGCCCTCGGACAGCGTCAGCACGGGCGTCACCGTGACGTCGCCCAACGGCGGCGAGAGCTGGACGACCGGCAGCACCCAGGCCATCACCTGGACGTCCTCGGGCGTGACGAACGTGAAGCTGGAGTACACCCTCAACGGCTCCACCTGGACCACGCTCACCTCCAGCACCAGCGCCAGCACGGGCCGCTACACCTGGACCGTGCCCACCACCGCCACCACCACCGCCCGCGTGCGCGTGACCGACGCCTCCAACTCGGCCACCACCGACACCAGCGACGCGGCCTTCACCCTGACCACCTCCTCCGGCGGCGGCACGGGCAGCGCCAAGCTCGTCATCAACGAGGTGCTGGCCAACGAGGCGGGCTCGGACGTGAACGGGGAGTTCATCGAGCTCGTCAACACGGGCGGCGCCTCGGCGGACCTCTCTGGCTGGACGCTCTCGGACGCCTCGAGCGTGCGCCACACCTTCCCGAGTGGCACGAGCCTCGCCGCGGGCAAGGCGATCGTCGTCTTCGGCGGCGCCTCGGGCATTGGCGGCACCCCCAACGCCGTGGCCGCCTCCACGGGGCAGCTCAACCTGAGCAACAGCGGTGACACCGTGACGCTCAAGAGCTCCGCGGGCAGCACGGTGGACACCGTCACCTATGGCTCGTCGCTCTCCGGCTCGGACGGGGTGTCCTTCAACCGCAGCCCGGACCTCACCGGCACCACCTACGTGCTGCATACCAGCCTCGCGAGCACGTCGTCCTCCGCGGGCAAGAAGGCGAACGGGTCCGCGTTCTAA
- a CDS encoding AsmA family protein — MSAQQPKKKRWPYVLGGIVLVLVAAGAIALWRLDAFLLDTARAEAAVYAQKLGRPIDIGALSTRLLPSVGVEVENVVVGAAPDEPAPLLEMKRLEVDVALWPVLTSKGKDIQVKNAEVKGLTLHLVQLADGTTNVSRVQEKLAEEQPAEPTPEEPAQDLSGVRVDRAALTDATLRLIDLSGGARRELAINHLDVEVKDLRAGKPLEVALHAAVLSEKQNFHLDLKTAPLPASLIPVPESVVLKSEPIDLTPLGPFLGPEVGLQAGTLQANWTADLGAAVPGGTGPTALKGGLQARGLRFAGAEGGKALDVVLDTDVTGDMLTGDLSLQKMLVELGPARLTGKGQVKGLLTPSPAVQDFELVGEKLDPALLAEYYPPLRKSVGNQVAGPIGFVVRGGGNQAEQALNVNVDLTPVRLRIPAQLTKEAGGTMKLTARLTGAAASGGALRFDAKTDMTGVDLRPGAILDKRPGQTFTLDTAGTYQPANGKAPLKVDLSRLALAVREYTMSGTASVALGGQGAKQTTTFALALKSPRLNADELLLKTEAPAEPSTPAPEAPEDPQRFNGMSGTVRLEIGALRMSEMDFSDLIAELRMENDLITVERFTTGVYGGTVSASGSSVRLGPPAAQRPFVVKAEAKGLEMEQALATRTPKKVLGGKFDGQMDLQGVGYEMSSLQERMAGAIQGNLAGGVFFGADLPAAVSGPLARALPFKSKELSSEGVTKLAEQLPFSLQIKDGVAQLSKPITWTRPEAAMSFAGGIRLDGTLDLAGTVNLEPALIKTLTLGKVTPPEALPLALKLTGKAWSPEVTGLDVKPAATALAKLAAAGAAKELLGSKGEAVGNIITGGTDAAKQAAQAEADKRKAELEAKARQEADAARKKAEDEAKKRLKGLLGR, encoded by the coding sequence ATGTCCGCACAGCAGCCGAAGAAGAAGCGCTGGCCCTATGTCCTGGGAGGCATCGTCCTGGTGCTCGTGGCGGCGGGGGCCATCGCCCTGTGGCGGCTGGATGCCTTCCTGCTGGACACGGCCCGCGCCGAGGCGGCCGTCTACGCCCAGAAGCTCGGACGGCCGATCGACATCGGCGCGCTGTCCACCCGGCTGCTGCCCTCCGTGGGCGTCGAGGTGGAGAACGTGGTGGTGGGCGCCGCCCCGGACGAGCCCGCGCCGCTCCTGGAGATGAAGCGCCTGGAGGTGGACGTGGCGCTCTGGCCCGTGCTGACCTCCAAGGGCAAGGACATCCAGGTGAAGAACGCCGAGGTGAAGGGGCTCACCCTCCACTTGGTGCAGCTCGCGGACGGCACCACCAACGTGTCGCGCGTGCAGGAGAAGCTGGCCGAGGAACAACCCGCCGAGCCCACCCCGGAGGAGCCCGCCCAGGACCTGTCCGGCGTGCGCGTGGACCGGGCCGCCCTCACGGACGCCACCTTGCGCCTCATCGACCTGAGCGGCGGCGCCAGGCGCGAGCTCGCCATCAACCACCTCGACGTGGAGGTGAAGGACCTGCGCGCGGGCAAGCCCCTGGAGGTAGCGCTCCACGCGGCGGTGCTCTCCGAGAAGCAGAACTTCCACCTCGACCTGAAGACGGCGCCCCTGCCCGCCTCGCTCATCCCCGTGCCCGAGAGCGTGGTGCTCAAGTCCGAGCCCATCGATCTCACGCCCCTCGGGCCCTTCCTCGGTCCGGAGGTGGGGTTGCAGGCGGGAACGCTCCAGGCGAACTGGACGGCGGACCTGGGCGCGGCGGTGCCCGGAGGCACCGGGCCCACGGCGCTCAAGGGAGGACTCCAGGCGCGCGGCCTGCGCTTCGCGGGCGCCGAGGGCGGCAAGGCGCTCGACGTGGTGCTCGACACCGACGTGACGGGCGACATGCTCACGGGCGACCTGTCCCTGCAGAAGATGCTCGTGGAGCTGGGCCCGGCGCGCCTCACCGGCAAGGGCCAGGTGAAGGGCCTGCTCACCCCTAGCCCCGCGGTGCAGGATTTCGAGCTGGTGGGCGAGAAGCTCGACCCGGCGCTGCTCGCCGAGTACTACCCGCCCCTGCGCAAGTCCGTGGGCAACCAGGTGGCGGGCCCCATCGGCTTCGTGGTGCGCGGCGGCGGCAACCAGGCCGAGCAGGCCCTGAACGTGAACGTGGACCTGACGCCGGTGCGGCTGCGCATCCCGGCTCAGCTCACCAAGGAGGCCGGCGGAACCATGAAGCTGACGGCCCGGCTCACGGGCGCCGCGGCCAGTGGCGGCGCGCTGCGCTTCGACGCGAAGACGGACATGACGGGCGTGGACCTGCGCCCGGGCGCGATTCTCGACAAGCGCCCCGGCCAGACGTTCACGCTCGACACGGCGGGCACCTACCAGCCGGCGAATGGCAAGGCGCCCCTGAAGGTGGACCTGAGCCGGCTGGCCCTCGCGGTGCGCGAGTACACGATGTCGGGCACGGCCTCGGTGGCGCTCGGGGGACAGGGCGCGAAGCAGACGACCACCTTCGCCCTGGCGCTCAAGAGCCCCCGGCTCAACGCGGATGAACTGCTCCTCAAGACGGAGGCGCCCGCCGAGCCCAGCACGCCCGCGCCCGAGGCCCCCGAGGATCCCCAGCGCTTCAACGGGATGAGCGGAACCGTGCGCCTGGAGATCGGCGCGCTGCGCATGAGCGAAATGGACTTCAGCGACCTGATCGCCGAGCTGAGGATGGAGAATGATCTCATCACCGTGGAGCGCTTCACCACGGGGGTGTACGGCGGCACCGTGTCGGCGAGTGGCAGCTCCGTGCGGCTGGGGCCTCCGGCGGCGCAGCGGCCCTTCGTGGTGAAGGCGGAGGCCAAGGGCCTGGAGATGGAGCAGGCCCTGGCCACGCGCACGCCCAAGAAGGTGCTGGGCGGCAAGTTCGACGGCCAGATGGACCTGCAGGGCGTGGGCTACGAGATGTCGAGCCTCCAGGAGCGCATGGCGGGCGCCATCCAGGGCAACCTCGCGGGCGGCGTCTTCTTCGGCGCGGATCTCCCCGCGGCGGTCTCCGGACCGCTGGCCCGGGCGCTGCCCTTCAAGAGCAAGGAGCTGAGCAGCGAGGGTGTGACGAAGCTCGCCGAGCAGCTGCCCTTCAGCCTGCAGATCAAGGACGGCGTGGCGCAGCTGTCCAAGCCCATCACCTGGACGCGGCCGGAGGCGGCGATGAGCTTCGCGGGCGGCATCCGGCTGGACGGCACGCTGGACCTGGCCGGCACGGTGAACCTGGAGCCCGCGCTCATCAAGACGCTGACGCTCGGCAAGGTGACGCCCCCCGAGGCCCTGCCCCTGGCGCTCAAGCTCACGGGCAAGGCGTGGAGCCCGGAGGTGACGGGGCTGGACGTGAAGCCGGCGGCCACGGCCCTCGCGAAGCTGGCGGCGGCGGGCGCGGCCAAGGAACTGCTCGGGAGCAAGGGCGAGGCGGTGGGCAACATCATCACCGGCGGCACCGACGCGGCGAAGCAAGCCGCCCAGGCGGAGGCGGACAAGCGCAAGGCGGAGCTGGAGGCCAAGGCCCGCCAGGAAGCGGACGCCGCGCGCAAGAAGGCCGAGGACGAGGCGAAGAAGCGCCTCAAGGGCCTGCTCGGGCGTTGA
- a CDS encoding glycosyltransferase: protein MRVLFSTHSGTGHFHPLVPTARALEAHGHEVAFCVPETFQSFVQANGFRVFPAGISFDSLSPEKLKEHQRQISMRSASPEQTEEHAAGMFIDTFARSKVPELQRVCESWKPELIVFDSMDFAPTLVGEKLGIPYASIQVGGGRMRMTDSPIFLRHLDALRAETGLPSDPRGQALFRYLHLAFLPVSFFGSELAPTAHHLKPELFDRSGTEALPAWVSSLGSRPVVYATLGTVFNKFNRPLAMIIEGLREEPVELIVTVGRDQDPEQFGPQPSNVHVERYIPQSLLLPRCDLAIMHGGYSSVQSALYAGLPSLVMALGADQPMNAEACVALGVSRLLDLASLTPEVVRQQVREMLKDGGYRERARKIQAEALALPGLERGVELLERVAREKRPV from the coding sequence ATGCGAGTCCTCTTCTCGACCCACTCAGGTACGGGTCACTTCCATCCCCTGGTCCCCACCGCCCGCGCGCTCGAGGCTCACGGCCACGAGGTGGCCTTCTGCGTCCCCGAGACGTTCCAGTCCTTCGTGCAGGCCAACGGCTTCCGCGTCTTCCCCGCGGGCATCAGCTTCGATTCGCTGAGCCCCGAGAAACTGAAGGAGCACCAGCGTCAGATCTCGATGCGCTCGGCCTCCCCGGAGCAGACGGAGGAGCACGCCGCGGGCATGTTCATCGACACGTTCGCGCGCAGCAAGGTGCCCGAGTTGCAACGGGTGTGCGAGAGCTGGAAGCCGGAGCTCATCGTGTTCGACTCGATGGACTTCGCGCCGACGCTGGTGGGCGAGAAGCTGGGCATTCCGTACGCGTCCATCCAGGTGGGCGGCGGCCGGATGCGGATGACGGACTCGCCCATCTTCTTGCGGCACCTGGACGCGCTGCGCGCCGAGACGGGCCTGCCGTCGGATCCCCGGGGCCAGGCGCTCTTCCGCTATCTGCACCTGGCGTTCCTGCCGGTCTCCTTCTTCGGGAGCGAACTGGCGCCCACGGCCCACCACCTCAAGCCGGAGCTGTTCGACCGCTCGGGCACCGAGGCCCTGCCCGCCTGGGTGTCCTCGCTGGGCTCGCGGCCGGTGGTGTACGCGACGCTCGGCACGGTGTTCAACAAGTTCAACCGGCCCCTGGCGATGATCATCGAGGGGCTGCGCGAGGAGCCCGTGGAGCTCATCGTCACGGTGGGGCGGGACCAGGACCCCGAGCAGTTCGGTCCCCAGCCTTCCAACGTGCACGTGGAGCGCTACATCCCGCAGTCGCTGCTGCTGCCCCGGTGTGACCTGGCCATCATGCACGGGGGCTACAGCAGCGTGCAGAGCGCGCTGTACGCGGGCCTGCCGAGCCTCGTGATGGCGCTGGGCGCGGATCAGCCGATGAACGCCGAGGCCTGCGTGGCGCTCGGGGTGTCGCGGCTGTTGGACCTGGCCTCGCTCACGCCGGAGGTCGTCCGTCAGCAGGTGCGCGAGATGTTGAAGGACGGCGGCTACCGGGAGCGGGCCCGGAAGATCCAGGCCGAGGCCCTGGCCCTGCCGGGATTGGAGCGGGGCGTGGAACTCCTGGAGCGGGTGGCCCGGGAGAAGCGGCCCGTGTGA
- a CDS encoding GNAT family N-acetyltransferase, which yields MAETKPPAKKKKGPLEVRVRRIHRRDLNRAWEFLKLVFRDVNRETVEYQRPRSKRRFLEVYSSDWIEQLVYEVEGEIVGYSECAFEATGDDNWVNPRWFEKRGMRPLFVEELAVHPNYQGQGVGSFILEQLQHLARTRGCTHLVLEVAENNESALSWYRTRNFTKLDAAIFLAQKVPGEPDLLPPRRIKPRPSPASEGNPTIGVASQEGGPAVTSARKARLVRALSGGGRKKAAPAAKSTPEPQDE from the coding sequence ATGGCCGAGACCAAGCCTCCCGCGAAGAAGAAGAAGGGCCCCCTGGAGGTCCGCGTGCGGCGCATCCACCGCCGCGATCTCAACCGGGCCTGGGAGTTCCTCAAGCTCGTCTTCCGGGACGTCAACCGGGAGACCGTGGAGTACCAACGGCCCCGCTCCAAGCGGCGCTTCCTGGAAGTGTACTCCTCGGACTGGATCGAACAGCTCGTCTACGAGGTGGAGGGGGAGATCGTCGGTTACTCGGAGTGCGCCTTCGAGGCCACGGGCGACGACAACTGGGTCAACCCGCGCTGGTTCGAGAAGCGGGGCATGCGGCCGCTCTTCGTGGAGGAGCTCGCCGTGCACCCAAACTACCAGGGCCAGGGCGTGGGCAGCTTCATCCTCGAGCAATTGCAGCACCTGGCGCGCACGCGGGGTTGCACCCACCTCGTGCTGGAGGTCGCGGAGAACAACGAGTCCGCGCTGAGCTGGTACCGCACGCGCAACTTCACCAAGCTGGACGCGGCCATCTTCCTCGCCCAGAAGGTGCCCGGAGAGCCGGACCTCCTGCCTCCGCGCCGCATCAAGCCGCGCCCCTCGCCCGCCTCCGAGGGCAACCCCACCATTGGCGTCGCGTCCCAGGAGGGCGGGCCCGCGGTCACCAGCGCGAGGAAGGCACGGCTCGTGCGCGCCCTGTCCGGAGGGGGCCGCAAGAAGGCCGCCCCCGCGGCCAAGAGCACTCCCGAGCCCCAGGACGAGTAG